GCCGGCCGGTGAGCCGCGCCGGCTCTTCCAGGCGCTGGACCACGTCGTCGGCAACGTCGAACTCGGCCGCATGGACGAGTGGGTCGCGTTCTACAACCGGGTCATGGGCTTCACCAACATGGCGGAGTTCGTGGGGGAGGACATCGCCACCGAGTACTCCGCGCTGATGAGCAAGGTGGTCGCCAACGGCAACCACCGGGTCAAGTTCCCGCTGAACGAGCCGGCCCCCGGCAAGAAGCGGTCACAGATCGACGAGTTCCTTGAGTTCTACGGCGGCCCGGGCCCCCAGCACCTCGCGCTGGCCACCGGGGACATCCTCGCCACCGTCGACGCGCTGCGCGCCAAGGGCGTGGAGTTCCTCGACACCCCCGACTCCTACTACTCCGACCCCGCGCTGCGCGCCCGCATCGGCGAAGTCCGCGTGCCGATCGAGGAGCTGCGCTCGCGCGGCATCCTCGTCGACCGCGACGAGGACGGCTACCTGCTCCAGATCTTCACCAAGCCCATCGGCGACCGGCCCACGGTCTTCTTCGAGTTCATCGAGCGCCACGGTTCACTCGGCTTCGGCAAGGGCAACTTCAAGGCGCTGTTCGAGGCCATCGAGCGCGAGCAGGCCAGGCGCGGCAACTTCTGACCCGCGCCCCCGCCGCGCCCGCCCGCCCGACCGCCACCGGAACGGGCGGGCGCGGCGCGGCCCCGGCGCCGCCCCGACCCCGCCCCCGACCGGAAGGCCGTTCATGACCGTCGCCGACCACCGCGCCACCTGGCTCGGCCTCGACCCGGACCACCCCTTCGGCGTCCACACCCTGCCCTACGGCAGCTACACCGCTCCGGACTCCGGCGCCCGCCGCGCCGGCGTGGCCATCGGCGACCTCGTGCTCGACCTCACCGCCGCCTCCGCGGCCCTGCTGCCGACGGACGCCCCGCTGTTCGCGGCGGGGCACCTCGACCCGTTCCTCGGCGCCGGGCGGCCCGTCTGGGACCGCGTGCGCGCCGCCGTCACCGGGTGGCTCACCGACCCGCGGCACCGCGCCGCGATCGAGCCGCTGCTCGTGCCCGCCGCGTCCGTGACCTCGCACCTGCCGTTCACCGTGGCCGACTACGTCGACTTCTACGCCAGCGAGCACCACGCCACCGCACTGGGCCGCATGTTCCGCCCCGACGGCGACCCGCTCACGCCCAACTGGAAGCATCTGCCCATCGGCTACCACGGCCGCGCCGGCACGGTCGTGCCCTCGGGCACGCCGGTGCCGCGCCCGGCCGGCCAGCGCCGCGACCCGGGCGGCGAGATCCGGTTCGGCCCCGCCACCCGGCTGGACTTCGAGGCCGAGGTCGGCTTCGTCGTCGGCGTCCCCTCCGAGCCGGGCCGCCCCGTGCCGCTCGCGGAAGCCGGGCGGCACCTGTTCGGCGTCTGCCTGGTCAACGACTGGTCGGCGCGCGACATCCAGGCGTGGGAGTACGTGCCGCTCGGGCCGTTCCTCGGCAAGTCCTTCGCCACCTCGGTCTCGCACTGGATCGTCCCGCTCGCCGCACTCGAACACGCCCGCACCGCGCCGCCGCCCCGCGACCCACGGCCCCTGCCCTACCTCGACGACTCCGTGCCGGCCGCCGAACCGTGGGGCTTCGACCTCACGCTCGACGTGCGGCTCAACGGCCACCGCCTCGCGCGCCCCCCGTTCGCGGCCATGTACTGGACCGCGGCCCAGCAGCTCGCCCACCTCACGGTCAACGGCGCGTCCCTGCGCACCGGCGACCTGCTGGCCTCGGGCACGGTCAGCGGCCCGGGCGCCGACGAGCGCGGCTCCCTGATCGAGCTGACCGCGGACGGCAGCCGACCGCTGACCCTGCCCGACGGCAGCACGAGGGCGTTCCTGAAGGACGGCGACGAGGTGGTCATCGGCGCGAGCGCGCCCGGCCCCGCGGGCACCCGCGTCGGTCTCGGAGAGGTCAGGGGCCGCGTCGTGGCCGCGCCGCCCGCCGCCTCCTGAGCCGCGCCGGGCGTCCCCGGCGCGCGACCGCCCCGGAAGCGGACGCACGTGCGGCGGCGTATCCGGACAGGAGTCCGAACGCGCGCCCGGCGCGCGCTGCGCACGTGCGGCCCCACCAGCGAAAGCCCGCGCGGCCCGGTCCCCTCGCGGCGAGCCGCGAGCGCCCGCCGCGGACCCTGTCCTTTCCGCGGGGCGGCCCCGCCGGGTATGTTGCAGGGACCGGTGTGGCGGTGCCACGGCCTGCCGCACCGGTGCACGGAGCGGGCGTCCGTCCGCCCGCCCGCCGGGAACGGGTCCCGGCGGGCCGCTACATGTGATTTGTGGGGTGTTGATGGTTACGGGAAAGGTCGTGCGGTTCGACGAGCTCAAGGGCTATGGGTTCGTGGCGCCGGACACCGGGGGCGAGGATGTGTTCATCCACGTCAACGACCTGGAATTCGACAAGCGTCTGCTGGGGCCTGGCATGGTGGTCCGGTTCGATGTGGAGGAGGGGGACCGCGGCCTCAAGGCCAGCAACGTCCAGCTCCAGGAAGGCGGCGACCGCCCGGCGGCGCCGCGCGGCTCCTCGGGCGTCTCGGCGGGCGAGGAGCTGTGCGACGTGCTGTCCGTCCGCGAGTTCGTCGAGGAGATCACCGAGGCCCTGCTCCAGGCCGCGCCCGGCGCGACCTCGGAACAGATCCTCCAGATCAGGCAGCGGCTCATCCAGGTCGCCCACTCGCACGGCTGGGTCGACTCCTGACCTGTGACCCGGCGGCCGGCCACGGCCGCCGCGCGCCCGCGTGAGAACGCCACGGCGCCGCCCCCGGTCCCCGGGAGCGGCGCCGTCGCCGTTTCCCGCGGCTCAGTTCTCCACGACGCGCTTGCCCGCGCCGTCCTCGACGATGGTGAACGCGTCCACCACGGTGCCGTCCTGCGTCTTGGCCCGGTAGGTCAGGGAGTTCTCGGTCACGTCCACGATCTGGTACGTCTGCGTGTCGCCGAGCTGGGTGCGCACCTCGGCGCCCGCCAGGCGCCAGTCGAGCGTGGACGGTTCGTACATCTTGGGCCCGGCCACGGACACGACGTACACGGGACCGGTCGTGACCGACGGGTCGGCGGTGCGGTTCGCCACGAGGTTCCCGCGACCGTAGGAGTGGTCGTGCCCCTGGAGGACGAGGTCGACGTCGTGCTCCTCAAGGACGTCGAGCCACGCCGCGCGGACCAGCGCCCCGGTGCGGCCCTCGCTGTTGGACATGACCGGCTGGTGGAACGTGACCACGGTCCACCGGTTGGGGTTGTCGCGCAGCACCCGGTCCAGCCAGACCTCCTGGTCCTCAAGCCAGTCCCGCACGTCGAACCAGGGCGCGTTGGTGTAGTTGCTGTTCAACGAGATGAAACGCACGCCCTGGTAGTCCGTGTAGTAGGCGGTGCCGTCCAGGTCCTCGTCGTCCGGGCCGTTGCCGGCCCCGGGGAACTGCCGCGTCCAGTGGCCCGACAGCTCCCAGCCGTCGTACTCGTGGTTGCCGGGCGTGGTGATCTGGTTGGTGGTCGAGGTGGTGCCGGCACCGACGGCCGAGAACCACTCGGCCCACTCGTCGTCCGCGTTCGGGTTGTTGACCAGGTCGCCCGCGTGCACGGAGAGCGCCGCGTCGGCACCGTCCGCGTAGGCGGCGCGGACCAGCGGCGCGGCACCCGAGGTGATGTCGTTCTGGATGTCCCCGAGGTAGACGAACGAGAACGGCTCGCCGGCCGCACCCGCCGTGCGGAACGTCGTCCAGGCGCCCCACCGCGCGCCGTCCCCGACGCGGTAGCGGTACTCGGTGCCGGGCGTCAGCCCGTCGAGCGTCACCCGGTGGTGGATGCCGCCGCCGGCCTCGCCGGTGCCCGTGCCCGCGACCGCGGTCGTCGCGCCGCCCGAGGCCGGGCCGAACTCGGCGACGGCGTCGGCGGGTTCGGGCGTACGCCAGGTGATGGTCTGCGAGGTGCCCGGCGTCGCGGTGGGGGACAGCACGACGCGTTCGAACGCGCCCTCCGCGGCCGGAGCGGCGCCGTCGCCCGCGGCCTGGACGGGAGCCGCCGCGAGACCGGCGAGCAGCGCGGCGGTGGCGACGGGCAGGGCGGCGCGGCGTGCGGCGCCGGCCCGGGGGCGGGAACGCGCGGTCCCGGCGGCCGGGCGGGGTGTACGGAGAGAC
Above is a genomic segment from Streptomyces marincola containing:
- a CDS encoding cold-shock protein, which produces MVTGKVVRFDELKGYGFVAPDTGGEDVFIHVNDLEFDKRLLGPGMVVRFDVEEGDRGLKASNVQLQEGGDRPAAPRGSSGVSAGEELCDVLSVREFVEEITEALLQAAPGATSEQILQIRQRLIQVAHSHGWVDS
- a CDS encoding purple acid phosphatase family protein, which gives rise to MSLRTPRPAAGTARSRPRAGAARRAALPVATAALLAGLAAAPVQAAGDGAAPAAEGAFERVVLSPTATPGTSQTITWRTPEPADAVAEFGPASGGATTAVAGTGTGEAGGGIHHRVTLDGLTPGTEYRYRVGDGARWGAWTTFRTAGAAGEPFSFVYLGDIQNDITSGAAPLVRAAYADGADAALSVHAGDLVNNPNADDEWAEWFSAVGAGTTSTTNQITTPGNHEYDGWELSGHWTRQFPGAGNGPDDEDLDGTAYYTDYQGVRFISLNSNYTNAPWFDVRDWLEDQEVWLDRVLRDNPNRWTVVTFHQPVMSNSEGRTGALVRAAWLDVLEEHDVDLVLQGHDHSYGRGNLVANRTADPSVTTGPVYVVSVAGPKMYEPSTLDWRLAGAEVRTQLGDTQTYQIVDVTENSLTYRAKTQDGTVVDAFTIVEDGAGKRVVEN
- the fahA gene encoding fumarylacetoacetase, with amino-acid sequence MTVADHRATWLGLDPDHPFGVHTLPYGSYTAPDSGARRAGVAIGDLVLDLTAASAALLPTDAPLFAAGHLDPFLGAGRPVWDRVRAAVTGWLTDPRHRAAIEPLLVPAASVTSHLPFTVADYVDFYASEHHATALGRMFRPDGDPLTPNWKHLPIGYHGRAGTVVPSGTPVPRPAGQRRDPGGEIRFGPATRLDFEAEVGFVVGVPSEPGRPVPLAEAGRHLFGVCLVNDWSARDIQAWEYVPLGPFLGKSFATSVSHWIVPLAALEHARTAPPPRDPRPLPYLDDSVPAAEPWGFDLTLDVRLNGHRLARPPFAAMYWTAAQQLAHLTVNGASLRTGDLLASGTVSGPGADERGSLIELTADGSRPLTLPDGSTRAFLKDGDEVVIGASAPGPAGTRVGLGEVRGRVVAAPPAAS
- the hppD gene encoding 4-hydroxyphenylpyruvate dioxygenase, encoding MAHDPAADPFPVSGWDAVVWSVGNATQAALFYQVVFGMELVAYSGPETGNRDHHAYVLRSGAVRFVLKGGTDPAGPLLDHHRRHGDGVVDIALEVPDVDRCVDHARAQGATVLQEPHDLTDEHGTVRVAAIAAYGDTRHSLVDRSRYDGPYLPGYVERRSGYVKPAGEPRRLFQALDHVVGNVELGRMDEWVAFYNRVMGFTNMAEFVGEDIATEYSALMSKVVANGNHRVKFPLNEPAPGKKRSQIDEFLEFYGGPGPQHLALATGDILATVDALRAKGVEFLDTPDSYYSDPALRARIGEVRVPIEELRSRGILVDRDEDGYLLQIFTKPIGDRPTVFFEFIERHGSLGFGKGNFKALFEAIEREQARRGNF